From one Euwallacea fornicatus isolate EFF26 chromosome 4, ASM4011564v1, whole genome shotgun sequence genomic stretch:
- the LOC136350805 gene encoding fumarylacetoacetate hydrolase domain-containing protein 2-like gives MKLVQFMLNTGKIHLGVLDGDSVIDLNSHVNWVPIDLVRFLHEHDQAYQKLKEVASDPLNKRHPLNKVHLLPPIKKPDKILGIAQNYTDYCQENQLKHPKEPIVFSKFASTIIGPYDRIKHPACSSAVDWEVELVVVIGKPARNVKAENAFDYVFGYMATQDLTAKDWMYKNGEEYVLSKNMEHFCPIGPCIVTKDEILDPHNLRVKTWVNGELKQDGNTRNLIFKIDELIEHLSSVINLLPGDLICTGTPSGVGSNRNPPEYLKPGDILTTEVEGVGKLRNCVVD, from the exons ATGAAGTTGGTGCAGTTCATGCTAAATACCGGCAAGATCCACCTCGGAGTTCTGGACGGAGACAGCGTTATCGACCTGAATTCGCATGTAAACTGGGTACCAATTGATTTAGTGCGATTCCTGCACGAACATGACCAGGCTTACCAGAAATTGAAAGA AGTAGCTTCAGATCCACTCAACAAACGTCACCCCCTCAACAAAGTACACTTACTGCCGCCCATAAAAAAGCCGGACAAAATTCTGGGAATCGCCCAGAATTACACGGATTATTGTCAGGAAAACCAGCTGAAGCATCCAAAAGAGCCCAtcgttttctcaaaatttgctTCTACCATCATTGGGCCTTACGACAGGATTAAGCATCCCGCATGCAGCAGT GCAGTGGACTGGGAAGTGGAGCTTGTGGTGGTGATAGGAAAACCAGCGAGAAATGTGAAGGCTGAAAATGCTTTTGATTATGTCTTTGGTTATATGGCAACTCAAGACCTGACAGCGAAAGACTGGATGTATAAAAACG GAGAGGAATACgtattaagtaaaaatatgGAACACTTTTGCCCTATAGGGCCGTGTATAGTTACCAAGGATGAAATTCTTGATCCGCATAACTTAAGGGTTAAAACCTGGGTTAATGGGGAGTTGAAGCAAGATGGAAATACCagaaatctaatttttaaaattgacgaGTTGATTGAACATCTCTCAAG TGtgataaatttattgcctGGAGATCTGATCTGTACAGGGACCCCCTCTGGAGTGGGCTCAAACAGAAACCCCCCCGAATACCTGAAACCTGGGGATATTTTAACCACCGAAGTCGAAGGAGTTGGGAAACTCAGAAATTGTGTTGTCgactaa
- the LOC136350966 gene encoding protein N-terminal asparagine amidohydrolase-like, producing MVLVLNGVLQAKCPQNTQSLFHSHPIYRDSASQLMANPTKVIGPVGLLYIRQRELAATVPQDKYVSILGSDDATTCIIVVVRHTGSGAVALAHLDCAGIDEAVSAMIQRVQDLALGFPEGRIEVQLVGGYSDPNNYSEEIFFSIMTSFHKQPVEIDLILACVGELNTVIRSGIPWPLIYGVGVNVKTGEIFPATFPDKGPESALRNARNFSGPVEVMDVYDCGMGLLRIGPFNYRPVRGVDLWLQQDDEFILRHRSTSPDVEPAHFVEEMRETLKYIRDHPFPAVTIFGDNRPHYFRRDEHTGLWTPVAVF from the exons ATGGTGCTGGTTCTCAATGGAGTTTTGCAAGCAAAGTGTCCACAAAACACTCAGAGCCTTTTCCACTCACATCCAATATACAGAGATTCAGCCAGTCAGCTAATGGCAAATCCAACCAAG GTTATTGGTCCTGTAGGCTTGTTATATATAAGACAGAGAGAATTAGCTGCTACCGTCCCCCAGGACAAATATGTGAGCATTTTAGGGTCAGATGATGCAACCACTTGCATTATTGTTGTTGTCAGACACACAG GGTCAGGAGCAGTAGCCCTCGCCCACTTAGACTGCGCTGGCATTGATGAGGCAGTATCTGCAATGATTCAACGCGTCCAGGACTTAGCTCTTGGGTTCCCTGAAGGCAGAATTGAAGTTCAACTTGTAGGAGGCTATAGCGACCCAAATAACTACtctgaagaaatatttttcagcatCATGACCTCGTTTCATAAACAACCAGTAGAAATCGACTTAATTTTAGCGTGTGTTGGTGAATTGAACACTGTCATCAGAAGCGGCATCCCTTGGCCTCTGATTTATGGTGTTGGCGTAAATGTGAAAACTG GAGAAATTTTTCCAGCCACATTTCCAGATAAAGGACCAGAATCCGCTTTAAGGAATGCCAGGAATTTTTCGGGACCTGTGGAAGTTATGGACGTATATGATTGCGGCATGGGGTTGTTGAGAATAGGACCGTTTAATTATCGGCCAGTCAGAGGGGTTGATTTGTGGTTGCAACAAGATGACGAGTTTATTTTAAG GCATCGTTCTACATCTCCTGATGTGGAACCAGCCCATTTTGTGGAAGAAATGAGGGaaactttgaaatatattCGGGACCATCCTTTCCCAGCTGTGACTATTTTCGGCGATAACCGACCGCATTATTTCAGAAGAGACGAACATACAGGGTTGTGGACCCCTGTTGCAGTTTTTTAA